A stretch of the Sulfurimonas sp. HSL3-1 genome encodes the following:
- the lspA gene encoding signal peptidase II, with amino-acid sequence MTRGVLALFLALAGIFIIDQNIKALFLGGYRFYSDCIDLTLVYNKGVAFSMFAFLESWLKWLQLLLIAGVVIYVLRLKKTCYMFPVGILVGAGLSNVYDRFVHPGVVDYVYWHCGFDFAVFNFADVMIDVAVLWLLLLNLKAHWCKTGS; translated from the coding sequence ATGACTAGGGGCGTGCTCGCACTCTTCCTGGCCCTGGCCGGGATCTTCATCATCGACCAGAACATCAAAGCGCTTTTCCTGGGCGGCTACCGGTTTTACAGCGACTGTATCGATCTGACCCTCGTCTACAACAAAGGGGTCGCTTTCTCGATGTTCGCTTTCCTGGAATCATGGCTCAAGTGGCTGCAGCTGCTGTTGATCGCCGGGGTGGTTATTTACGTCCTGCGGTTGAAAAAAACCTGCTACATGTTCCCGGTCGGCATCTTGGTGGGTGCGGGCCTCTCCAACGTCTACGACCGTTTTGTGCACCCGGGAGTAGTGGATTACGTCTATTGGCACTGCGGCTTCGATTTCGCCGTCTTCAATTTTGCCGACGTGATGATCGACGTGGCGGTGCTCTGGCTGCTGCTGCTCAATCTGAAAGCGCATTGGTGCAAAACCGGAAGCTGA
- a CDS encoding HvfX family Cu-binding RiPP maturation protein, with the protein MQCQLSNLCKIVEPAVEKLQSVALLFVRLILAYGFYEPAKMKWNDIGSVAEWFASMGLPMPTLQAYLAATTEASGVVLLTLGLFTRLISIPLMVVMLVAITLVHLPNGFQSGNNGFEIPLYYFIMLFVLLTHGAGNLSFDRLLFKRKEA; encoded by the coding sequence ATGCAATGCCAGCTTTCCAACCTATGTAAAATCGTCGAACCGGCCGTGGAAAAGCTTCAGAGTGTCGCACTGCTTTTCGTACGGCTGATCCTCGCTTATGGTTTCTATGAACCGGCGAAGATGAAGTGGAATGACATCGGCTCCGTGGCCGAATGGTTCGCTTCCATGGGCCTCCCAATGCCCACACTGCAGGCATACCTGGCGGCAACGACGGAAGCGTCGGGTGTCGTGCTATTGACGCTGGGGCTATTTACGCGGCTGATCTCCATTCCGTTGATGGTCGTCATGCTCGTTGCCATTACCCTCGTGCACCTGCCAAACGGCTTCCAGTCAGGCAACAACGGGTTTGAAATCCCGCTGTATTATTTTATTATGCTTTTCGTCCTGCTGACGCACGGCGCCGGTAACCTCTCCTTCGACCGGCTGCTGTTCAAACGCAAAGAGGCCTGA
- a CDS encoding undecaprenyl-diphosphate phosphatase: MTSGPNFMTLFDAFILGIVEGITEYLPVSSTAHLYLAGQMLGLKQDTFLTAFEIIIQIAPIFSVMLIYRERLMQSAALWIKLIAAFIPTGIVGLLFHKQIEAMFAANSTVALMILTGIAFLAVEFAYKPKAHAVKDLEGVSMKQALTVGVFQVFALVPGVSRSGMTILGGMLGGLSRDTAMAFSFLLAIPTMGAASGYTLLKEYSALSFEHFGALAIGFVVSFVVGWIAVKTFLAVVSRYSFKPFGVYLIASGLLYGLFGVELVH, from the coding sequence TTGACATCCGGACCCAATTTTATGACGCTTTTTGACGCCTTTATCCTCGGCATCGTCGAGGGAATTACTGAATATCTTCCCGTCTCTTCTACCGCCCACCTCTACCTCGCCGGACAGATGCTCGGTCTCAAGCAGGACACCTTCCTGACCGCCTTCGAGATCATCATCCAGATCGCGCCGATCTTCTCGGTCATGCTGATCTACCGCGAACGGCTCATGCAGAGCGCGGCGCTCTGGATCAAACTCATCGCCGCATTCATCCCGACGGGCATCGTCGGCCTGCTCTTTCACAAACAGATCGAGGCGATGTTCGCCGCCAACTCCACCGTCGCTCTGATGATCCTCACCGGGATCGCTTTTCTTGCCGTCGAGTTCGCCTACAAGCCCAAGGCGCACGCCGTCAAAGACCTTGAGGGGGTCAGCATGAAACAGGCCCTCACCGTCGGTGTCTTCCAGGTTTTCGCCCTGGTGCCGGGGGTTTCGCGCTCGGGGATGACGATCCTCGGCGGGATGCTCGGCGGACTGTCGCGGGACACGGCCATGGCCTTTTCGTTCCTGCTCGCCATCCCGACGATGGGGGCCGCCTCGGGCTATACGCTGCTCAAGGAGTACTCGGCCCTCTCCTTCGAGCATTTCGGCGCACTGGCCATCGGCTTCGTCGTCTCCTTTGTCGTCGGCTGGATCGCCGTCAAAACCTTCCTCGCCGTCGTCTCGCGCTACAGCTTCAAACCCTTCGGCGTCTACCTGATCGCCAGCGGTCTTCTGTACGGGCTCTTCGGCGTCGAACTCGTCCACTGA
- a CDS encoding alanine--glyoxylate aminotransferase family protein: MLLFTPGPTPVPESVRKAMAEETIHHRTPEFEAIFERARKALFGLMKTDEVVMLASTGTGAMEAAITNLCRDTLLNINAGKFGERFGKIAQAHGLQNVELTYEWDTPSTPEDVLAALQENPRIDAIAVQISESAGGLRHPVEAIAAAVKAVRPDVMIIADGITAVGVEAIDVTHIDALLAGSQKALMLPPGLAVIGLSNAAVEKIGAGKGYYFNLATEIKKQRTNTTAWTAATTLVIGLEAVLAEIEAKGLETLYDETARRGAATRAAFEALGLHIYPKTPAASMTTIDDANANEIRALLKKEFDVNMAGGQDHLKGKIFRVNHMGLIKPFEAAWVVNAVEVALDKLGRRSYDGTAGRVFNEIYFGLTA; encoded by the coding sequence ATGCTGCTCTTTACCCCCGGTCCTACCCCTGTTCCGGAATCTGTCCGCAAAGCGATGGCGGAGGAGACGATCCATCACCGCACGCCGGAGTTTGAAGCGATCTTCGAACGGGCGCGCAAAGCGCTCTTCGGCCTGATGAAAACCGATGAGGTCGTGATGCTGGCCTCGACGGGTACCGGCGCGATGGAAGCGGCCATCACCAACCTCTGCCGCGATACCCTGCTGAACATCAATGCGGGTAAATTCGGCGAGCGTTTCGGCAAGATTGCCCAGGCGCACGGGCTGCAGAACGTTGAATTGACCTACGAATGGGATACGCCTTCAACGCCCGAGGATGTCCTCGCCGCGCTGCAGGAGAACCCGCGCATCGACGCCATCGCCGTTCAGATCAGCGAGAGCGCCGGCGGCCTGCGCCACCCGGTCGAAGCGATCGCCGCGGCCGTCAAGGCGGTGCGCCCCGACGTCATGATCATCGCGGACGGCATTACCGCTGTCGGCGTCGAAGCGATCGATGTTACCCACATCGATGCCTTGCTGGCGGGAAGCCAGAAAGCGCTGATGCTGCCGCCGGGCCTTGCCGTCATCGGTCTGAGCAATGCGGCGGTCGAGAAGATCGGCGCAGGGAAGGGGTACTACTTCAACCTGGCGACGGAGATCAAGAAGCAGCGTACCAATACGACGGCCTGGACGGCGGCGACGACGCTCGTGATCGGCCTGGAAGCCGTCCTGGCGGAGATCGAGGCCAAGGGCCTCGAGACGCTTTACGACGAAACGGCCCGCCGCGGTGCCGCGACACGGGCCGCCTTCGAGGCACTGGGACTGCACATTTATCCGAAAACGCCTGCGGCGTCCATGACAACGATTGATGATGCGAACGCCAACGAGATCCGCGCGCTGCTGAAAAAAGAGTTTGACGTCAACATGGCCGGCGGTCAGGACCACCTCAAAGGGAAGATCTTCCGTGTCAACCACATGGGGCTGATCAAGCCGTTCGAGGCCGCTTGGGTCGTCAACGCCGTCGAGGTCGCCCTCGACAAGCTCGGCCGCCGCAGCTACGACGGCACGGCGGGCCGCGTCTTTAACGAAATCTATTTCGGGCTGACGGCATGA
- a CDS encoding ATP phosphoribosyltransferase regulatory subunit → MIFAHEIPEGSKLYFGASARRKREIEQIASDVLYADGFEEIVVPLFSHHQHESISDAKELIRLGDRDNNRMSLRADTTIDVVRIISKRLGRNTDHRKWFYIQPVYRYPSHEQYQVGAEVIGEADLSIALTRCLEIFERLETQPLLQISNINIPKILSRLLDIPMDDFRHIRIENLLARGIDWLTKLVYLENPSEIDAVLPLVPEELRVELLKMKELSLSVPYANTVVAPLYYAKMLYYDELYFRVIADNDVYARGGRYKNEDVTSVGFAIATDVLLEAGV, encoded by the coding sequence ATGATCTTTGCCCACGAGATCCCCGAAGGGAGCAAGCTCTATTTCGGTGCCAGCGCCCGCCGCAAGCGGGAGATCGAGCAGATCGCCAGTGATGTGCTTTATGCCGACGGCTTCGAAGAGATCGTCGTGCCGCTTTTTTCGCACCACCAGCATGAGAGCATCTCCGATGCCAAAGAGCTGATCCGTCTCGGGGACCGTGACAACAACCGCATGAGCCTGCGCGCGGACACGACCATCGATGTCGTGCGCATTATCTCCAAGCGCCTCGGGCGCAATACGGACCACCGCAAATGGTTCTACATCCAGCCGGTCTACCGTTACCCGTCACACGAGCAGTACCAGGTCGGTGCCGAGGTGATCGGCGAGGCGGACCTCTCCATCGCGCTCACCCGCTGCCTGGAGATCTTCGAGCGTCTGGAGACGCAGCCGCTGCTGCAGATCTCCAACATCAACATCCCGAAGATCCTGAGCCGCCTGCTCGATATCCCGATGGACGATTTCCGCCACATCCGTATCGAGAACCTGCTGGCGCGGGGGATCGACTGGCTGACAAAGCTCGTCTACCTCGAGAACCCTTCGGAGATCGACGCGGTCCTGCCGCTCGTGCCGGAGGAGCTCCGTGTCGAGCTGCTGAAGATGAAAGAGCTCAGCCTGAGCGTGCCGTATGCCAATACGGTCGTCGCACCGCTCTATTACGCGAAGATGCTCTATTACGACGAGCTCTATTTCCGCGTGATCGCGGACAACGACGTTTACGCCAGAGGCGGACGCTATAAAAACGAAGATGTGACCAGTGTCGGCTTCGCCATCGCTACCGATGTGCTGCTTGAAGCCGGCGTGTAA
- a CDS encoding adenylosuccinate synthase gives MKKADLIVGIQWGDEGKGKIVDLLAQKYDAVARYQGGHNAGHTIWVDGTKYALHLIPSGVLNPEAINIIGNGVVVSPAALIKEMKQFDKLEGRLFVSESAHMILGFHEEIDQAKERLRGKKAIGTTGRGIGPAYSEKIARAGFRLGELRDIDALVARVLEYFEQNGAIYSAMGIEAPDAAALKAELEGFAASLLPYLANTTQMVWELLKKDQNVLLEGAQGTMLDIDHGTYPYVTSSSTIAAGACIGLGISPKDIGKVTGIVKAYCTRVGNGPFPTEDFGTDGDKLREQGHEFGTTTGRPRRCGWFDAVATKFASRINGCDELAIMKLDVLDGFDEVKVCVGYEVGGEVIDYLPLDLEAATPVYKSFPGWERTEGVREWDALPETARAYLSEIEKLTETKIGMVSTSPDRNDTIIR, from the coding sequence ATGAAAAAAGCAGATTTGATCGTCGGCATCCAGTGGGGCGATGAGGGCAAAGGGAAGATCGTTGATCTTCTTGCGCAGAAATACGACGCCGTCGCGCGTTACCAGGGCGGGCACAATGCCGGCCACACCATCTGGGTCGACGGGACCAAATATGCCCTCCACCTGATCCCCTCCGGCGTCCTGAACCCCGAAGCGATCAACATCATCGGCAACGGCGTCGTCGTTTCGCCGGCGGCACTGATCAAAGAGATGAAACAGTTCGACAAGCTCGAAGGGCGTCTCTTTGTGAGCGAATCGGCGCACATGATCCTCGGCTTCCACGAAGAGATCGACCAGGCCAAAGAGCGCCTGCGCGGCAAGAAGGCGATCGGGACGACCGGCCGCGGCATCGGGCCCGCTTACAGCGAAAAGATCGCCCGCGCGGGCTTCCGCCTCGGCGAACTGCGCGATATCGACGCCCTGGTCGCCCGCGTCCTCGAGTACTTCGAGCAAAACGGCGCCATTTACAGCGCTATGGGCATCGAGGCACCGGACGCGGCGGCGCTGAAAGCGGAACTTGAAGGCTTCGCGGCTTCCTTGCTTCCGTACCTGGCCAACACGACGCAGATGGTCTGGGAACTGCTGAAAAAAGATCAGAACGTACTGCTCGAAGGGGCACAGGGAACGATGCTCGATATCGACCATGGGACCTACCCTTATGTCACAAGCTCTTCAACGATCGCGGCGGGTGCCTGCATCGGTCTGGGAATCAGCCCGAAAGATATCGGGAAGGTGACCGGGATCGTCAAAGCCTACTGTACGCGTGTCGGCAACGGCCCTTTCCCGACGGAAGATTTCGGGACTGACGGCGACAAGCTGCGCGAGCAGGGGCACGAGTTCGGCACGACAACCGGCCGCCCGCGCCGTTGCGGATGGTTCGATGCCGTGGCGACGAAGTTCGCCAGCCGCATCAACGGCTGCGACGAGCTGGCCATCATGAAACTCGACGTCCTCGACGGCTTCGACGAAGTCAAAGTCTGCGTCGGCTATGAGGTCGGCGGGGAAGTTATTGACTATTTGCCGCTCGATCTTGAAGCGGCCACGCCTGTTTACAAGAGCTTCCCCGGCTGGGAGCGGACCGAAGGCGTGCGCGAATGGGATGCGCTGCCGGAAACGGCCAGGGCCTACCTCAGCGAGATCGAAAAGCTGACCGAAACGAAGATCGGCATGGTCTCCACCTCTCCCGACCGTAACGATACGATCATCCGTTAG
- a CDS encoding putative bifunctional diguanylate cyclase/phosphodiesterase, with translation MKLTIWNSLASKLLFSLAFFSLLLVFGLAYVNTKIVISGYKKQLQELVEQKIDFMLPQLSDALHNDKQLLVEEQLIRLSSAQVINGVRLLRNHGRPLVVGNFGSSHRLFTLALPVTNINGEIIASMDVAVSDRNFRSMMEQYFQFLAAIIAGYVLLVLLLLRLLYRSFLPLRELTRKLEAFDPSHPVPIELRDTSANEIGMIAEAANKMSDNIIHHADFMNELHKEIEEGRQHLKEAQQIARMGSWRIDTQTHDCSFSDQMYVLLGLPMDGMPLTWEALLNVIEPSQRQAFIRALENTAQTHTPFRLMHKLVNAHGEAMHVLTEGKLSLRRDGKAFISGITMDVSEQAESQQMIEKLAFYDPLTNLPNRVLMQDRLQKAIKDANRRGEKLGVLFLDLDGFKNVNDTLGHTLGDRLLKEVAERLKRTLRDSDTISRIGGDEFIVLLPLINSEKDITIVAKKMIDALQERWEFGDKAIFTTTSIGVAIYPDHSDDADTLIKFADTAMYKAKEDGRNRYRFYDTTMGETIRKKLQVEHEMREAIETMEQFELYYQPKISLRTGAITGAEALIRWNHPKIGTVYPDDFIPVAEHTGMIIKIGEWVMHEAARRIEQWRASGIVPLKLAVNLSGRQFGSPLLLHQIRTVLQRYDIKPEYLEFEVTESVSMISLTESLKVLHQLRDLGVGVNIDDFGTGYSSLAYLKQFPVDTLKIDKAFIMNMLDDQDDRTIVESIVSLSKAMGLKIVAEGVESIEHVRLLKKLGVDYGQGYFFSKPVPFGQLDRMYRNNLVKMKTLRESERREAV, from the coding sequence ATGAAGTTGACAATCTGGAACTCCCTAGCATCGAAACTGCTGTTCTCCCTGGCGTTTTTCAGCCTGCTGCTCGTCTTCGGGCTGGCATACGTCAATACGAAAATCGTCATCAGCGGGTACAAAAAACAGCTTCAGGAACTGGTGGAACAGAAGATCGACTTTATGCTTCCCCAGCTCTCCGATGCCCTGCACAACGACAAACAGCTTCTTGTCGAAGAGCAGCTCATCCGCCTCAGCTCGGCGCAGGTGATCAACGGCGTACGTCTGCTTAGAAACCACGGGCGTCCCCTTGTCGTCGGCAACTTCGGCTCTTCGCACCGGCTCTTTACCCTGGCGCTTCCCGTGACCAATATCAACGGCGAGATCATCGCCTCGATGGATGTTGCCGTCTCCGACCGAAATTTCCGCTCGATGATGGAACAGTATTTCCAGTTCCTCGCCGCGATCATCGCCGGGTACGTCCTGCTCGTCCTGCTGCTGCTGCGGCTGCTCTATCGCTCCTTCCTTCCGCTGCGGGAGTTGACCCGGAAACTGGAAGCCTTCGACCCGAGCCACCCCGTGCCCATTGAACTGCGGGATACCAGCGCGAACGAGATCGGCATGATCGCCGAAGCGGCGAACAAAATGAGTGACAACATCATCCACCACGCCGACTTTATGAACGAACTGCACAAAGAGATCGAAGAGGGGCGCCAGCACCTCAAAGAGGCGCAGCAGATCGCACGGATGGGAAGCTGGCGGATCGATACGCAGACGCACGACTGCAGTTTCAGTGACCAGATGTACGTGCTGCTGGGCCTGCCGATGGACGGTATGCCGCTGACCTGGGAAGCACTGCTCAACGTCATCGAGCCGTCGCAGCGCCAGGCGTTTATCCGCGCCCTCGAGAACACGGCCCAGACCCACACCCCGTTCCGCCTGATGCACAAGCTTGTCAATGCCCACGGGGAGGCGATGCACGTACTGACCGAGGGGAAACTGAGCCTCCGGCGTGACGGGAAGGCGTTTATTTCGGGGATTACGATGGACGTCAGCGAGCAGGCGGAGAGCCAGCAGATGATCGAAAAGCTCGCCTTCTACGACCCGCTCACCAACCTGCCGAACCGGGTGCTCATGCAGGACCGTCTGCAAAAAGCAATCAAGGACGCCAACCGCCGGGGCGAGAAGCTGGGCGTGCTTTTCCTCGACCTCGACGGCTTCAAAAACGTCAACGACACTCTGGGACATACCCTGGGAGACCGGCTGCTCAAAGAGGTGGCGGAGCGCCTCAAGCGCACCCTGCGCGACTCCGACACGATTTCGCGGATCGGCGGGGACGAGTTCATCGTTCTGCTGCCGCTGATCAATTCGGAAAAAGACATTACCATCGTCGCGAAGAAGATGATCGACGCCCTGCAGGAGCGCTGGGAGTTCGGGGACAAGGCGATCTTTACGACGACGAGTATCGGGGTGGCGATCTACCCGGATCACTCCGACGACGCCGACACCCTGATCAAGTTCGCGGATACGGCCATGTACAAGGCGAAAGAGGACGGGCGTAATCGCTACCGTTTCTACGATACGACGATGGGAGAGACGATCCGCAAAAAGCTCCAGGTCGAGCACGAGATGCGCGAAGCGATCGAAACGATGGAGCAGTTCGAGCTTTACTACCAGCCGAAGATCTCCCTGCGCACGGGCGCCATCACCGGTGCCGAGGCGCTGATCCGCTGGAACCACCCGAAGATCGGTACGGTCTACCCGGACGACTTCATCCCCGTCGCCGAGCACACGGGGATGATCATCAAGATCGGCGAGTGGGTCATGCACGAGGCGGCCCGCCGCATCGAGCAGTGGCGCGCCTCGGGGATCGTACCGCTGAAGCTGGCCGTCAACCTCTCCGGGCGCCAGTTCGGCAGCCCGCTGCTGCTGCACCAGATCCGGACCGTGTTGCAGCGCTACGACATCAAGCCGGAGTATCTGGAGTTCGAGGTGACCGAAAGCGTCTCCATGATCAGTCTGACCGAAAGTCTGAAAGTCCTGCACCAGCTGCGTGACCTGGGTGTCGGCGTCAACATCGACGACTTTGGGACGGGCTACTCCTCCCTGGCCTACCTCAAGCAGTTCCCGGTCGATACCCTCAAGATCGACAAGGCGTTCATCATGAACATGCTTGATGACCAGGATGACCGGACCATCGTCGAATCGATCGTCTCACTGAGCAAGGCGATGGGTCTGAAAATCGTTGCGGAGGGCGTTGAAAGTATCGAACACGTCCGCCTTCTCAAGAAGCTCGGCGTCGACTACGGGCAGGGGTATTTCTTCAGTAAACCGGTGCCGTTCGGCCAGCTTGACCGCATGTACCGGAACAACCTCGTGAAGATGAAGACGCTCCGCGAATCGGAACGCCGGGAAGCAGTTTAG
- a CDS encoding NAD(P)/FAD-dependent oxidoreductase translates to MKKVLVLGGGFAGVDAATHLRKRGYDVTLVSDRDYFYIYPTSIWVPTGEASFDDVKVSLEELRDAHGFTLLVDGVGTIEAKANRVTLASGKVIDDYDYLVVALGAHKMKHPGIEHTLSICGDPRESLRIKERIDALVAKGSGKVAFGFGGNPKDTSAVRGGPGFELFFNLHELLKKKGVRDRFELTFFAPMPKPGARMGDQALSMMDTMFARADLNKHFGKKIKRFEEDGVVFEDESKLESDFTMFIPAGDGHGVIKASDLPTSEAGFVTVNDYSEVVIDGEVSNVYAAGDVAALEGPEWRAKQGHVAEVMAKNIAFNIAARDAGKAERKGYQEHLNILCVMDTGSGAGFVFRDDKKAFMMPMPILGHWMKKGWGWYCRNSKLGKVPRLPGL, encoded by the coding sequence ATGAAAAAGGTGTTGGTGCTTGGCGGAGGGTTTGCAGGGGTCGATGCGGCGACGCATCTGCGCAAAAGAGGTTATGACGTGACGCTCGTCAGCGACCGGGACTACTTTTACATCTATCCGACCTCCATCTGGGTCCCGACGGGCGAAGCCTCCTTTGACGACGTCAAGGTGTCGTTGGAGGAGCTGCGGGATGCCCACGGCTTCACCCTCCTGGTCGACGGAGTCGGAACGATCGAGGCGAAAGCGAACCGGGTCACCCTTGCCTCCGGGAAGGTGATCGACGACTACGATTACCTCGTCGTCGCCCTCGGAGCGCACAAGATGAAGCACCCCGGCATCGAGCATACCCTCTCCATCTGCGGCGACCCGCGCGAATCGCTGCGGATCAAGGAGCGGATCGATGCCCTGGTCGCCAAAGGGAGCGGCAAGGTCGCCTTCGGCTTCGGCGGCAACCCCAAAGACACCTCCGCCGTACGGGGCGGTCCCGGCTTTGAACTCTTTTTCAACCTCCATGAACTCCTGAAAAAAAAAGGGGTCCGCGACCGTTTCGAACTGACCTTTTTTGCCCCGATGCCCAAGCCCGGTGCGCGTATGGGCGACCAGGCGCTTAGCATGATGGACACGATGTTCGCGCGCGCCGATCTGAACAAGCACTTCGGCAAAAAAATCAAACGTTTCGAGGAGGACGGCGTCGTCTTCGAGGATGAGAGCAAGCTGGAATCGGACTTCACGATGTTCATTCCCGCCGGAGACGGCCACGGTGTCATCAAGGCGTCCGACCTCCCGACCAGCGAGGCCGGCTTCGTCACCGTTAACGACTACAGCGAAGTCGTGATCGACGGCGAGGTCAGCAACGTCTATGCCGCCGGAGACGTCGCGGCGCTGGAAGGGCCGGAGTGGCGGGCGAAACAGGGGCATGTGGCCGAAGTCATGGCCAAGAATATCGCCTTCAATATCGCCGCGCGCGACGCCGGGAAGGCGGAACGCAAAGGGTATCAGGAGCACCTCAACATCCTCTGCGTCATGGATACCGGCAGCGGGGCGGGTTTCGTCTTCCGCGACGACAAGAAAGCTTTCATGATGCCGATGCCCATCCTGGGACACTGGATGAAAAAAGGGTGGGGATGGTACTGCCGCAACAGCAAACTGGGTAAGGTCCCGCGCCTGCCGGGGCTCTAA